The Candidatus Babeliales bacterium genome has a segment encoding these proteins:
- a CDS encoding SMC family ATPase, whose amino-acid sequence MIPQKLQIKNFLSYGPTLQTIDFTNYSLICLSGKNGHGKSALLDAMTWALWGQARKVSGATKADQGLLRLGQTQMLVVFDFVFGGKTYRVRREYMETYGKPVNTLEFGMIDSDTDTFIPLTDKTIRTTQEKIEQTLRLDFDSFSNSAFLRQGSSNEFSKKSPKDRKQILATILGLDQYEVIRKLALEKTKDAQTKKTVLTTLQEKRTQELTAQAALDAELEHLTEQMRSIEKTEKQLHADQRAHLDERTIYDEQQKQHHNLSFQLQQLNEQITTQKKQLRELLFQWRTVNKKKQSLHSIHQLEQEKSKTIATIVEHQKLFQENLEHRQALLNVTQHITTVEQQYKDKHTKKNHALQLELERLRAEHKNHQQLIMSTEEHIKQHHKEEALVIAHIATHQQELSKITQEPDAIAHEEAHLEKRKAAYQQFVSLGNWINSELNSLSNKKKLVHEDDPSCPLCEQNLSASRRRFLKLNFEKQESFLAHRLRRLKRIIPTLKEVLINQHTHITKNKEIVQHAAVLTSKITELTATHIKIAQQITAHTAICEQQNKDLAEQAKIIAIKQQEAADRNDQTIHIHDQEYRTLIERQQLLIKQLSSHVYREHDYKKDQEQLKLIESQLADYEILQKDVAQQENRKNDVHKLCTSLKQCNAELQNTEKKRSALGDLDAQLQLLQNKEKDLENQHTALKNSKELLSHAQGSIENQQKHLTKIKNEFEKEQTTIALLESIIDDYQTIATATGKDGIQALLIEEAIPEIEQEANYLLSRLTNNQAQIFIESLRDLKKGGTKETLDIKISDQAGIRPYELFSGGEAFRIDFALRIAISKLLARRAGTALQILIIDEGFGSQDEEGLGHIMDALHKIQDDFSKIIIVSHLPSMKDQFPVQFFVEKGVQGSTVSIIEQG is encoded by the coding sequence ATGATTCCACAAAAACTGCAAATAAAAAATTTCCTAAGCTACGGTCCAACGCTACAAACAATTGATTTTACCAATTACTCCCTTATCTGCCTTTCCGGTAAAAATGGTCATGGAAAATCAGCACTGTTAGATGCAATGACATGGGCGCTATGGGGTCAAGCACGCAAAGTATCTGGTGCAACAAAAGCTGATCAAGGGTTACTCAGATTGGGTCAAACACAGATGCTTGTTGTATTTGATTTTGTTTTTGGTGGAAAAACATACAGAGTCCGACGTGAATACATGGAAACATACGGTAAGCCAGTTAACACGCTTGAATTTGGCATGATTGATAGTGATACTGATACATTTATTCCTCTCACTGATAAAACAATTCGTACTACACAAGAAAAAATAGAACAAACATTACGTCTTGATTTTGATTCATTTTCTAACTCCGCATTTTTACGCCAAGGCAGCTCAAATGAATTTTCAAAAAAATCACCCAAAGACCGTAAACAAATTTTAGCAACAATACTTGGCCTTGATCAGTACGAAGTAATCCGCAAGCTTGCTCTCGAAAAAACAAAAGATGCACAAACAAAAAAAACAGTCTTAACTACGCTCCAAGAAAAAAGAACACAGGAGCTTACTGCACAAGCAGCGCTTGATGCGGAACTTGAACATCTTACTGAGCAGATGCGTTCCATAGAAAAAACAGAAAAACAGTTACATGCCGATCAGCGTGCGCATCTGGATGAACGAACTATCTATGATGAACAACAAAAACAGCATCATAATCTTTCATTTCAGCTACAACAACTCAACGAACAGATTACAACACAAAAAAAGCAACTGCGTGAACTACTGTTTCAATGGCGTACAGTAAACAAAAAAAAGCAATCTTTACACAGCATTCACCAACTTGAACAAGAAAAAAGTAAGACAATCGCTACCATTGTAGAACATCAAAAACTTTTTCAAGAAAACCTTGAACATAGACAAGCTTTATTAAACGTAACTCAGCATATTACCACCGTTGAACAACAGTACAAAGACAAACACACTAAAAAAAATCATGCCCTACAGCTTGAATTAGAACGCCTACGTGCTGAACATAAAAATCATCAACAATTGATTATGAGCACCGAAGAACACATCAAACAACACCACAAAGAAGAAGCTCTTGTTATTGCACACATTGCAACACATCAGCAAGAATTGTCAAAAATAACACAAGAACCTGATGCTATTGCACACGAAGAAGCACACTTAGAGAAACGCAAAGCTGCATACCAACAATTTGTTTCTCTTGGCAATTGGATAAATAGCGAGCTGAACAGCTTATCCAATAAAAAAAAATTAGTGCACGAAGATGATCCAAGTTGCCCATTGTGTGAACAAAACCTATCAGCTTCACGCAGGAGATTTTTAAAACTTAATTTTGAAAAACAAGAATCTTTTTTGGCACACCGCTTGCGTCGATTAAAGCGCATTATTCCAACACTCAAAGAAGTTCTTATTAATCAACACACACACATTACAAAAAATAAAGAAATTGTGCAGCACGCAGCTGTCTTGACATCAAAAATTACAGAATTAACTGCAACTCACATAAAAATAGCACAACAGATTACTGCACATACAGCTATATGCGAACAACAAAACAAAGATCTTGCTGAACAGGCAAAAATAATTGCTATCAAACAACAAGAAGCAGCTGATCGGAATGATCAAACAATACACATACATGATCAAGAGTATCGTACACTCATTGAACGTCAGCAGTTGCTTATAAAGCAATTGTCTAGCCATGTGTATCGCGAACATGATTATAAAAAAGATCAAGAACAACTCAAATTGATTGAATCTCAACTTGCTGATTACGAAATACTCCAAAAAGATGTTGCACAACAAGAAAACCGTAAAAATGATGTTCACAAACTCTGCACATCTCTCAAACAATGTAATGCAGAATTACAGAACACTGAAAAAAAACGCAGTGCACTTGGTGATCTTGACGCTCAACTACAGCTGTTGCAAAACAAAGAAAAAGATCTTGAAAATCAGCACACCGCACTTAAAAACAGCAAAGAGTTACTATCCCACGCACAAGGGAGCATTGAAAATCAGCAAAAACATCTGACCAAAATAAAAAATGAATTTGAGAAAGAACAGACTACTATTGCACTGTTGGAATCAATTATTGATGATTACCAAACTATTGCAACAGCAACGGGCAAGGATGGAATTCAAGCATTGCTTATTGAAGAAGCAATTCCAGAAATTGAGCAAGAAGCAAACTATTTATTGTCACGACTCACCAATAATCAGGCACAAATTTTTATTGAATCATTACGCGATTTAAAAAAAGGCGGCACCAAAGAAACATTAGATATTAAAATTTCCGATCAAGCTGGCATCAGACCATATGAACTTTTCTCTGGCGGTGAAGCCTTCCGCATTGATTTTGCACTA
- a CDS encoding phosphomannomutase/phosphoglucomutase — protein MMKETIFREYDIRGLVGDELIIEDVYDLGRAIAFYLVQLNSAVKTVIVGMDGRTHSPAIKNNLCRALTESGLNVIFMGVCTSPMMYFATYTVPVDAGIMITASHNPKEYNGLKICLGTQSLWGKQIREIGKLYFEKQHCIPQAHGTYTEQSVKDAYIAWHAEKFAHLKNADLAAVIDCGNGAAGVVIPEIITTMGWKNIQLLCAEVDGTFPNHGADPVSAKNMQDVKQALETTDAVVGVGFDGDADRMGAMTKDGELVPGDKLIALFAQPMVTQYPAMVVVYNVVCSAGLTELLESWGAKTVVTPVGHSIIEENMHIHHALLGGETSCHFFFKDRHFGYDDGVYAMFRLFELLIQSKKTLSQLLTVFPKKVTSPEFRLPCDEGNKYAMVQEMKGLFYQKKNVKILAIDGVRVTTDYGWGIIRASNTQPVLSIRFEANTEQDLQRVKEDFISVLSQYFSDGYLREQLQMNYENNDKK, from the coding sequence ATGATGAAAGAAACAATTTTTCGAGAATATGATATTCGCGGTCTTGTTGGTGATGAATTAATTATTGAAGATGTGTATGACCTTGGTCGTGCAATAGCATTTTATTTGGTGCAGTTAAATAGTGCGGTAAAAACAGTAATTGTGGGAATGGATGGAAGAACGCATTCACCGGCGATAAAAAACAATTTATGCCGTGCACTTACTGAAAGCGGTCTCAATGTTATTTTTATGGGAGTATGCACATCTCCCATGATGTATTTTGCAACGTACACTGTGCCAGTTGACGCAGGAATCATGATTACGGCATCGCACAATCCTAAAGAATATAATGGACTAAAAATATGTCTTGGTACGCAGTCGTTGTGGGGCAAGCAAATACGAGAAATTGGAAAATTGTACTTTGAAAAACAACATTGCATTCCGCAAGCGCATGGTACATATACTGAGCAGTCAGTAAAAGATGCTTATATTGCATGGCATGCAGAAAAATTTGCTCATCTGAAAAACGCTGATCTTGCAGCAGTTATTGACTGTGGCAATGGTGCAGCAGGTGTTGTAATACCAGAAATTATTACAACAATGGGATGGAAAAATATTCAACTATTATGCGCAGAAGTTGATGGCACTTTCCCAAATCATGGAGCAGATCCTGTTTCTGCAAAAAACATGCAAGATGTAAAACAAGCATTGGAGACAACAGATGCGGTTGTTGGTGTTGGGTTTGACGGTGATGCAGATCGAATGGGAGCTATGACAAAAGATGGCGAACTTGTCCCAGGAGATAAGTTGATTGCTCTTTTTGCGCAACCAATGGTTACACAATATCCCGCTATGGTTGTTGTGTATAATGTTGTGTGCTCCGCTGGACTCACTGAATTACTCGAAAGTTGGGGGGCAAAAACTGTTGTAACGCCCGTTGGACATTCGATTATAGAAGAAAATATGCATATACATCACGCACTGCTTGGAGGAGAAACCAGTTGCCACTTCTTTTTTAAAGATCGTCATTTTGGGTATGATGATGGAGTATATGCGATGTTTAGATTGTTTGAGTTATTAATACAGTCAAAAAAAACTTTATCACAGTTGTTAACGGTGTTTCCTAAAAAAGTTACCTCACCAGAATTTCGTCTTCCTTGCGATGAGGGTAACAAGTATGCAATGGTACAAGAAATGAAAGGTTTATTTTACCAGAAAAAAAATGTAAAAATATTGGCCATCGATGGTGTGCGGGTAACAACAGATTATGGATGGGGAATTATACGTGCCTCTAACACTCAACCGGTGCTTTCAATACGGTTTGAAGCAAACACAGAACAAGATTTGCAGCGTGTAAAAGAAGATTTTATTTCGGTGTTATCACAGTATTTTAGTGATGGATATTTGCGTGAACAATTGCAGATGAATTATGAAAACAATGACAAAAAATAA
- a CDS encoding deoxyribonuclease IV yields the protein MTKNRIGVHIRMRSSLRELLQRADSLDLPFFQCFLVPQESGKLIPVIREDVYEFLRIRRARFNDLFCHVSYWVNLSSLGNNGFTQLRREITFAKRLEFTHFVLHAGTAKGALDKIQGIDALAVALNNLFNREQDIAVLLENTCHGNLAVGSDIFDFKLLLEKINKPERINFCIDTAHAYSFGYDIATMSEQEKFINLLQTTIGIERIKLIHLNDTVEKLGSRIDRHSIVGQGVIGEVALKNFVMHPLLQHIPFLLELPDLPVEQELAVLEKVRQW from the coding sequence ATGACAAAAAATAGAATTGGTGTACATATTCGGATGCGTTCGTCATTGAGAGAATTATTACAAAGGGCAGATTCTTTGGATCTGCCTTTTTTTCAATGTTTTCTTGTACCACAAGAATCAGGAAAATTGATTCCGGTAATCAGAGAAGATGTGTATGAATTTTTAAGAATAAGGCGTGCACGATTTAATGATTTATTCTGTCACGTATCGTATTGGGTTAATTTATCAAGCCTAGGCAATAATGGGTTTACGCAATTACGTCGCGAAATTACTTTTGCAAAGCGGCTTGAATTTACACATTTTGTGTTGCATGCGGGCACTGCAAAAGGAGCGCTTGATAAAATACAGGGAATTGATGCGCTTGCTGTAGCACTTAATAATCTTTTTAATCGTGAACAAGATATTGCTGTTTTGTTAGAAAATACGTGTCATGGGAATTTGGCTGTAGGCAGTGATATTTTTGATTTTAAACTGTTACTTGAAAAAATTAATAAACCAGAACGTATTAATTTTTGTATTGATACTGCGCATGCATATTCATTTGGTTATGATATTGCAACAATGAGTGAACAAGAAAAATTTATTAATTTGTTACAGACAACTATCGGTATTGAACGTATTAAACTTATACATTTGAATGATACGGTAGAGAAGCTGGGATCTCGTATCGATCGGCATAGTATTGTTGGCCAAGGGGTTATTGGTGAAGTTGCGCTTAAAAATTTTGTTATGCATCCACTGTTACAACATATACCTTTCTTATTAGAGCTACCTGATTTACCCGTTGAGCAAGAATTAGCAGTGCTAGAAAAAGTGAGACAGTGGTAA
- a CDS encoding EndoU domain-containing protein: protein MGAFKNLIQRTFNTIMSLLGKKDDTIEYDSKDIYRGYKKIIGKAFFPAEWSRQEVIDKILEAYDNYQEKGTIRSMPDGKHRIKSVTNDGVEIIMYITKNAELKMAYPVVYKGV, encoded by the coding sequence ATGGGAGCTTTCAAAAATTTGATACAGCGTACTTTTAATACGATTATGAGTCTTTTAGGTAAAAAAGATGACACCATTGAATATGATAGCAAAGATATCTATAGAGGGTACAAAAAAATTATAGGAAAAGCATTTTTTCCTGCTGAGTGGTCTCGACAAGAAGTAATCGATAAAATTTTAGAAGCATATGATAATTATCAGGAAAAAGGAACAATAAGAAGTATGCCTGATGGTAAACATAGAATTAAATCTGTTACTAATGATGGAGTGGAAATAATAATGTATATAACCAAAAATGCCGAATTAAAAATGGCCTATCCTGTTGTATATAAAGGAGTGTGA
- a CDS encoding EndoU domain-containing protein, translated as MDSIKKMALYYLEVLTFKILGVLFLLAFAVDTNAYFETTLPDNSLRQSITLYEYTNDSNEDRKFYSRQSYKHRSNLNFGFFEPLGQYSNQQLRLYFEKSGCSEKEILNQRHLYFSEDFVKLAKTYPGYAVTIKALHKQFESTSRTKKLVDILWSGKYRAGLQKRINQLYHEISSKNPILLKPILSPNQCNEYRELQQLYSQDFPCLSQAIKKRFQAIAELQRGKEHFSTQPYHIDSNVSQLLLKNNYYPAGFIECIGNQLQHVIHQESIDILQYLSILSPLLILYSYQSGLVDCVAAIRDYNEQGFIDNAVSIADFCWTLLDCGQAVAEGVALGLYATAQDFVDHPVMTTAIAIVGKPVLIYQLCKIVYNVAEIGITTLINPDKGKNKWDNYIQPLTQLISEIENKNITVRDCIKGGSAFATGLMAQGKLLNGLNKFCRTAHRSTLTFIKNNPLSNPKQFVTTPEGIIHDIPCNIQKNYESMSNPEKGQLSINHVRVMNPSRLILETAYAKITPQLNKDIGLIKSEYAKNVRKIEGKDLKICFEHILGIDIGPKVKIQKFDVSGFHHDLGSIMEKSKAIKLVDKTKDRFGYYEANLHIGDKYFGRKTFFPSDWPRQKVIDNILEVYDNFIKSAIKPELSPDGKYKIIGFTQEGIAIEMHITQKGIMNTAYPIIK; from the coding sequence ATGGATAGCATAAAAAAGATGGCTCTCTATTATTTAGAAGTGTTAACTTTTAAGATATTGGGAGTGCTTTTTTTATTAGCGTTTGCTGTTGATACGAATGCATATTTTGAAACGACTTTGCCCGATAATAGTTTACGTCAAAGCATAACTTTGTATGAGTATACAAACGATAGCAATGAAGATCGCAAATTCTATTCCCGCCAATCGTACAAGCATCGTAGTAACCTTAATTTTGGTTTTTTTGAGCCATTGGGTCAGTATAGTAATCAGCAATTACGATTGTATTTTGAAAAAAGTGGTTGCTCTGAAAAAGAAATACTTAATCAACGGCATCTTTATTTTTCTGAGGATTTTGTAAAGTTGGCAAAAACATATCCAGGATATGCTGTTACCATAAAGGCTTTACACAAACAATTTGAAAGCACTAGTAGAACAAAAAAACTAGTTGATATTTTATGGAGCGGAAAATATCGTGCAGGGTTGCAAAAGCGCATTAATCAACTTTATCATGAAATTAGCTCAAAAAATCCAATTTTATTAAAACCTATTTTGTCTCCAAATCAATGTAATGAATATAGAGAGTTGCAACAGTTATATAGTCAAGATTTTCCTTGTCTTTCTCAGGCCATTAAAAAACGTTTTCAAGCAATTGCTGAATTACAAAGAGGAAAGGAACATTTTTCTACCCAGCCCTATCATATTGATAGTAATGTTTCACAATTGTTACTCAAAAACAACTATTATCCAGCTGGATTTATAGAATGCATTGGCAATCAGTTGCAGCATGTTATTCATCAAGAATCAATAGATATTTTGCAATATCTGAGCATCTTGTCTCCACTCTTAATTCTTTATTCTTATCAAAGTGGATTGGTTGATTGTGTAGCTGCAATACGTGATTACAACGAGCAAGGTTTTATCGATAATGCGGTCTCGATAGCAGATTTTTGTTGGACTTTGCTTGATTGCGGGCAAGCAGTGGCCGAGGGGGTTGCTCTTGGTTTATATGCAACAGCACAGGATTTTGTTGATCATCCTGTTATGACTACAGCAATTGCAATTGTTGGCAAACCAGTTCTTATTTACCAGTTATGCAAAATCGTCTATAACGTTGCAGAAATTGGAATAACAACGTTGATTAATCCTGATAAAGGTAAGAATAAATGGGATAATTACATTCAACCATTAACTCAACTCATTTCTGAGATTGAAAATAAAAATATAACGGTGCGTGATTGTATAAAAGGCGGTTCTGCTTTTGCTACGGGTTTGATGGCACAAGGCAAATTGCTTAATGGATTAAACAAATTCTGTAGGACAGCTCATCGCAGTACTCTTACGTTTATCAAAAATAATCCCCTGAGTAATCCAAAACAATTTGTTACTACTCCAGAGGGAATAATTCATGATATTCCTTGTAATATCCAAAAAAATTATGAAAGCATGTCTAATCCTGAAAAAGGTCAGTTGTCAATAAATCATGTCAGGGTGATGAATCCAAGTCGCTTAATTTTAGAAACAGCATATGCAAAAATAACTCCGCAGCTGAACAAAGATATTGGTTTAATAAAAAGTGAGTATGCAAAGAATGTTCGTAAAATTGAAGGTAAAGATTTAAAGATTTGTTTTGAGCATATTTTAGGAATAGACATAGGGCCCAAGGTAAAAATTCAAAAATTTGATGTTTCAGGTTTTCATCATGATTTGGGATCTATTATGGAAAAAAGCAAGGCGATCAAATTGGTAGATAAAACTAAGGATAGATTTGGGTATTATGAAGCAAATTTACACATAGGTGATAAATATTTTGGTAGAAAAACATTTTTTCCTAGTGATTGGCCTCGTCAAAAAGTAATCGATAATATTTTAGAGGTATATGACAATTTTATAAAAAGTGCAATAAAGCCAGAGCTGTCGCCCGATGGTAAATATAAAATCATTGGATTCACTCAAGAAGGCATTGCGATAGAAATGCATATCACTCAAAAAGGGATAATGAATACTGCTTATCCTATAATTAAATAA
- a CDS encoding type I glyceraldehyde-3-phosphate dehydrogenase → MRIAISGFGRIGRTFLRCVLQEHKKHQQLQIVAINIGNSQPEFTAHMFKYDTLMGTYPGDVSIKNDELIIDGHRIKIVAELDPEKLPWKALNIDWVVDCTGKFTHRDGAQKHIIAGAHRVLISAPAHDEDVAIIPGVNEQVFDAQKHKIVSLGSCTTNAFMTTLKALDDVFGVVRGFMTTTHAYTNSQVLLDVDAKDLRFSRAAALNIIPATSGASQMVSKILPHLEGKISVISMRVPVGKVSLIDFVFEAKKNLSIDDIHQAFIQVSKAGMKNILALTMEPLVSSDFSGNDNSVIIDGLLTNVNGSMGQVFGWYDNEWGYSQRMKDFLLYVSEK, encoded by the coding sequence ATGCGTATTGCAATTAGTGGGTTTGGAAGAATTGGACGTACTTTTTTGCGTTGTGTGTTGCAAGAGCACAAAAAGCATCAACAGTTGCAGATTGTTGCCATCAATATTGGTAATTCACAGCCAGAGTTTACTGCTCATATGTTTAAATACGATACATTAATGGGCACCTATCCCGGCGATGTTTCCATAAAAAATGATGAATTAATAATAGATGGTCACCGTATAAAAATTGTCGCAGAGCTTGATCCAGAAAAATTACCCTGGAAGGCATTGAATATTGATTGGGTTGTTGATTGTACCGGCAAATTTACGCATCGTGATGGAGCACAAAAACACATTATTGCTGGAGCGCATCGAGTTCTGATTTCTGCACCAGCACATGATGAAGATGTTGCAATTATTCCTGGCGTTAATGAACAGGTATTTGATGCGCAAAAACACAAGATAGTATCATTGGGTAGTTGTACAACAAACGCGTTTATGACAACGCTCAAAGCTCTTGATGATGTATTTGGTGTTGTACGTGGATTTATGACTACAACGCATGCATATACCAATTCACAAGTACTGTTGGATGTTGATGCAAAAGATTTGCGATTTTCTCGTGCTGCTGCACTTAATATTATTCCTGCAACATCAGGTGCATCTCAAATGGTGAGCAAAATATTGCCACATTTGGAAGGTAAGATTTCCGTTATTTCTATGCGTGTTCCTGTTGGTAAAGTATCATTGATTGATTTTGTGTTTGAAGCGAAAAAAAATCTATCAATTGATGATATTCATCAAGCATTTATTCAGGTATCAAAAGCTGGTATGAAAAATATTCTCGCTTTAACAATGGAACCACTCGTTTCATCTGATTTTAGCGGTAATGATAACTCCGTGATTATTGACGGTCTTTTGACTAACGTAAACGGTTCAATGGGACAAGTTTTTGGTTGGTACGATAATGAATGGGGCTACTCGCAGCGCATGAAAGATTTTTTGTTGTATGTGAGTGAAAAATGA
- a CDS encoding nucleotidyltransferase domain-containing protein, with product MLFIEPRHWQIVQKILSKYPYSFYAFGSRARGNPKPLSDLDLCFFDHIPSNVLSRLDEDFEESDLPYKVDIVDWNKCSDTFRAIIKKDLVLIE from the coding sequence ATGCTTTTTATAGAACCACGTCATTGGCAAATCGTACAAAAAATTTTGTCAAAATATCCATACTCATTCTATGCTTTTGGATCTCGAGCACGGGGTAATCCTAAACCCTTATCGGATCTTGATCTTTGTTTTTTCGACCATATTCCATCAAACGTTCTTTCTCGTCTTGATGAAGACTTCGAAGAATCAGATTTGCCTTACAAGGTTGACATTGTTGACTGGAATAAATGTTCTGATACATTTCGCGCAATTATCAAAAAAGATTTAGTTCTCATCGAATAA
- a CDS encoding HI0074 family nucleotidyltransferase substrate-binding subunit, with protein sequence MIIDTINIEPLLKAFKKFELFRQNLDTEQEQAGAIQAFEYCFELSWKMMKRLLEVRGKIGNSPREVFRMAALEGFIKNPEIWFDFIKKRNLTVHTYEEKEAQEVINVLPNFSQEINSFLKNIGA encoded by the coding sequence ATGATAATTGATACCATTAACATAGAACCCCTTCTAAAAGCGTTTAAAAAGTTTGAACTTTTTCGACAAAATCTTGATACCGAACAAGAACAAGCTGGTGCAATTCAAGCTTTCGAATATTGTTTTGAATTATCGTGGAAGATGATGAAACGATTACTAGAAGTACGGGGTAAAATAGGAAACTCTCCTCGAGAAGTATTTCGAATGGCTGCTCTTGAAGGATTTATCAAAAACCCGGAAATATGGTTTGATTTTATAAAAAAACGGAATTTAACAGTTCATACTTATGAAGAAAAAGAGGCTCAAGAAGTCATCAATGTGTTACCTAATTTTTCGCAAGAAATAAACAGTTTTTTAAAAAACATAGGCGCATAA
- a CDS encoding ribonuclease HI family protein has translation MVKQLDLFNNVSHSETNKTVVWTLFVDGASRNNPGPSGAGIYIEKDDVLVIKEGYYLGIKTNNQAEYLALLLGLFIVAEHVKRDDSVRIVSDSQLLVRQLKGVYKVRQPHLQQLYAACKEKMQKLGATIAHVLRDENSEADAMANHGVDCKKLPPKHYIALLKHHDIVL, from the coding sequence TTGGTAAAACAGCTTGATTTGTTTAATAATGTATCACATTCAGAAACAAACAAAACAGTAGTGTGGACGCTTTTTGTAGATGGGGCATCTCGTAACAACCCCGGACCTTCTGGTGCTGGTATCTATATTGAAAAAGATGATGTGTTGGTAATCAAAGAAGGTTATTATCTGGGTATAAAAACCAATAATCAGGCTGAGTATTTGGCTTTATTATTGGGTCTTTTTATTGTAGCAGAGCATGTAAAGCGTGATGATAGTGTTCGTATTGTTTCAGATTCGCAATTGCTTGTTCGTCAGTTGAAGGGTGTTTATAAAGTAAGACAACCACATTTGCAACAGTTGTATGCAGCGTGTAAAGAAAAAATGCAAAAATTGGGTGCAACTATTGCGCATGTGTTGCGCGATGAAAATAGCGAAGCTGATGCAATGGCTAATCATGGTGTTGATTGTAAAAAACTTCCTCCTAAACATTATATTGCGTTATTAAAGCACCATGACATTGTTCTCTAA
- a CDS encoding SpoIID/LytB domain-containing protein, with protein sequence MSAKTIFVLIFILFSSEFLHASRWPWVMAPNNTEKNFLVSPKKRTVIRSRTSFKHAVVCDRMHHVFPSVSSFKKALEEINVTSNVLESVFANARKKRSKMVRVLLSQVDNQMPTEWRFASPQGFMVQLGEDTKKTIKVPALVIKTKRGVLFYNGKRVKSTLRLRPVCGHGECNGTTYDGEFYVMVHKDKFLCINQLDLEDYITAVLRTESWPGWPLEVNKVFAIACRSYVMFKALEAKRSGRPYHVKNTNEHQTYRGKHELPLLKAAVEQTRGVVLGFEGKPILAMFDCCCGGIIPAHIDNFDFNKVPYLARTYACTYCKQSSLYSWQVSYEQTVFDALLKQYQQDILRLSDIHVIKKDKAGLVTEVRLRGPKHTTIIPGKKLYSLLKEVKSFHFDVCKKSGKIIFTGRGFGHHIGLCQWGARQMVRDGWDYKSILRFYYPGAYFMHLI encoded by the coding sequence ATGAGCGCCAAGACCATTTTCGTGTTGATTTTTATTCTATTTTCATCTGAATTTTTGCATGCTTCTCGTTGGCCATGGGTAATGGCTCCAAATAATACTGAAAAAAACTTTTTAGTATCGCCAAAAAAACGCACTGTTATACGATCAAGAACAAGTTTCAAGCATGCAGTTGTATGTGATAGGATGCACCATGTATTTCCGAGCGTATCTTCTTTTAAAAAAGCACTCGAAGAAATTAATGTAACAAGTAATGTGTTAGAAAGTGTATTTGCCAATGCACGTAAAAAACGATCAAAGATGGTGCGAGTATTACTTTCGCAGGTTGATAATCAAATGCCAACAGAATGGCGATTTGCCTCTCCTCAAGGTTTTATGGTGCAGTTAGGTGAAGATACAAAAAAAACAATAAAAGTGCCCGCGCTTGTTATAAAAACAAAGCGGGGCGTTTTGTTTTATAATGGTAAACGAGTTAAAAGTACACTGCGATTACGACCAGTATGTGGTCATGGAGAATGTAACGGTACTACGTATGATGGTGAATTTTACGTTATGGTGCACAAAGACAAATTTTTGTGCATAAATCAGCTTGATTTAGAAGATTACATTACTGCGGTACTGCGCACTGAAAGTTGGCCAGGATGGCCACTGGAAGTAAACAAGGTATTTGCAATAGCATGCCGAAGTTACGTTATGTTTAAAGCGTTGGAAGCAAAACGTAGTGGTAGGCCATATCACGTGAAAAATACTAATGAGCATCAAACATATCGTGGTAAGCACGAATTGCCATTGTTAAAAGCTGCAGTTGAACAGACAAGAGGTGTGGTGCTTGGTTTTGAAGGTAAGCCGATTTTGGCAATGTTTGATTGTTGTTGTGGAGGAATTATTCCTGCACATATTGATAATTTTGATTTTAATAAGGTTCCCTATTTAGCACGCACGTATGCATGTACGTATTGTAAGCAATCTTCATTATATTCATGGCAAGTCTCATATGAGCAAACAGTCTTTGATGCATTGTTAAAGCAATATCAACAGGATATTCTGCGATTGTCGGATATTCATGTCATAAAAAAAGATAAAGCGGGATTGGTAACTGAAGTAAGATTGAGGGGGCCAAAACATACAACTATTATTCCTGGTAAAAAACTGTATTCACTACTTAAAGAAGTTAAAAGTTTTCACTTTGATGTATGCAAAAAGTCCGGTAAAATAATATTTACCGGTCGTGGTTTTGGTCATCATATTGGATTGTGTCAGTGGGGTGCGCGTCAAATGGTACGTGACGGGTGGGATTATAAATCTATCTTGCGGTTTTATTATCCAGGTGCTTATTTTATGCACTTAATATAG